One Eleginops maclovinus isolate JMC-PN-2008 ecotype Puerto Natales chromosome 22, JC_Emac_rtc_rv5, whole genome shotgun sequence DNA segment encodes these proteins:
- the nkx2.3 gene encoding homeobox protein Nkx-2.3, translated as MLPSPLITSPTTPFSVKDILKLELQQQSQQHPIQYFSCFGLSGALSQQGTFPNKPFRSHSPPSCMLAGRDSPSPTSSVLSESEDRMSYLSTMPAQDRLPESGLPGEMFGSPAQNHSSELRLEIEQEDQDSKSCGLLRVECEDPDSEKPATKQQRTRRKPRVLFSQAQVFELERRFKQQRYLSAPEREHLASSLKLTSTQVKIWFQNRRYKCKRQRQDKSLEMAGHHHHLHHPPPPRRVAVPVLVRDGRPCLTGSQNYNPSYTVGTPTPYSYNGYPAYSYNNSLYTNTYSCTYSSLPALPHSNTSANAFMNMNLVQTQSQAPQAPGVTPCQGALQGIRAW; from the exons ATGCTCCCCAGCCCGCTCATAACTTCTCCTACCACGCCTTTCTCCGTGAAGGATATTTTGAAGTTAGAGTTGCAGCAACAATCTCAACAGCACCCTATTCAGTATTTCTCCTGCTTCGGACTCTCGGGTGCGCTGTCACAACAGGGAACTTTCCCAAATAAACCCTTCCGCTCTCATTCGCCCCCCTCCTGCATGTTGGCCGGGAGGGACAGTCCGAGTCCCACTAGCTCTGTACTCTCTGAGAGCGAGGACAGGATGTCGTACCTCAGCACAATGCCTGCACAGGACCGGCTGCCGGAGTCCGGGCTGCCGGGGGAGATGTTCGGCAGCCCGGCGCAGAACCACTCCTCAGAGCTCCGGCTGGAGATCGAGCAGGAGGACCAAGATAGCA AGAGCTGCGGGCTGTTACGGGTCGAGTGTGAGGACCCGGACTCCGAGAAGCCGGCCACCAAGCAGCAGAGGACCAGGAGGAAACCCCGCGTGCTCTTCTCCCAAGCTCAGGTGTTTGAGCTGGAGCGGCGCTTCAAGCAGCAACGTTACCTGTCCGCCCCAGAGAGAGAGCACCTGGCCAGCTCCCTGAAACTCACCTCCACCCAGGTCAAGATCTGGTTCCAGAACAGGAGATACAAATGCAAGAGGCAGCGGCAGGATAAGAGTCTGGAGATGGCAGGTCATCACCATCACCTTCACCACCCACCGCCACCCAGGAGGGTGGCTGTGCCAGTGCTGGTCCGGGACGGGAGGCCGTGTCTGACTGGATCCCAGAACTATAACCCTTCTTACACAGTGGGAACTCCAACCCCGTACAGCTACAATGGCTATCCGGCATACAGCTACAACAACTCGCTTTATACTAACACTTACTCTTGTACTTATTCGAGTTTGCCTGCTTTGCCACACAGCAACACCTCTGCTAATGCATTTATGAACATGAATTTAGTACAGACGCAAAGCCAGGCGCCCCAAGCACCAGGCGTCACACCCTGCCAGGGAGCTCTGCAGGGCATACGGGCATGGTAA
- the nkx3.3 gene encoding NK3 homeobox 3: MTLSFSSFSIQDILSRRDAGGKPGTKSTEELCTAKRNICTGHGTRVSGLSKDADENSIYPGRLPADLRVPLGNLRSVALKEESTGEESELRKGTAEQQPHCVDLDKRLKAEEAEEGCHLSGETVSCSSDEQQCRPGAKKRTRAAFSHAQVYELERRFNMQRYLSGPERSGLAEALKLTETQVKIWFQNRRYKTKRRQMAAELAGCSSPKKVAVQVLVRDNQKQYYQANGLQFPVTVPLYQQAYRYQPCLHYYCQPWSLSSRSCGGMF; this comes from the exons atgacattGAGTTTTTCGTCATTTTCAATACAAGACATCCTCAGCCGACGTGATGCCGGAGGGAAGCCCGGTACCAAGAGTACAGAGGAGCTTTGCACGGCAAAGCGCAACATCTGTACAGGGCATGGCACGAGAGTCTCGGGTCTGTCCAAAGACGCGGATGAGAACAGCATCTATCCAGGGAGACTCCCCGCTGATCTCAGGGTGCCTTTGGGAAACCTCCGATCTGTTGCTCTCAAAGAGGAGTCCACAGGAGAGGAGTCTGAACTCAGAAAAG GGACTGCAGAGCAGCAGCCACACTGTGTGGATCTGGATAAACGTCTGAAAGCAGAGGAGGCTGAGGAAGGATGCCACCTCAGCGGGGAGACGGTGAGCTGTTCATCCGATGAGCAGCAGTGCAGGCCCGGTGCAAAGAAGCGCACCAGGGCAGCCTTCTCTCACGCACAGGTCTACGAGCTTGAGCGTCGGTTCAACATGCAGCGCTATCTTTCAGGTCCCGAGCGGTCCGGCTTGGCAGAGGCTCTGAAGCTGACAGAGACCCAGGTGAAGATCTGGTTCCAGAACCGGAGATATAAAACCAAACGGCGCCAGATGGCAGCCGAGCTGGCGGGGTGCAGCTCACCAAAGAAAGTAGCAGTACAAGTGCTGGTGAGGGACAATCAAAAGCAGTACTATCAGGCCAAtggactacaattcccagtgACTGTGCCTCTGTACCAGCAGGCCTACCGATACCAGCCCTGCCTGCACTACTATTGCCAGCCCTGGAGCCTGAGCAGCAGGTCATGTGGGGGGATGTTCTGA